Within the Criblamydia sequanensis CRIB-18 genome, the region TAAAGTTAAGTCGCATTCCACATTAAGTAATATTCGAGGATGGAGTCTTGAAAAATCTGTGAGAACATCGGAGAGGAACATGGCGGCAAAATCTTCAGGAAGCCCAAATCGTATCTCTCCTTCAAGCTCAGGATGCTTAAAGCGATCCAACACTTCCAAATGCAAAGCAAATATCTTATTTGCATACGGTAGAAATATTTCTCCGTCTTTGGTCAGCCTTATTTGCTTTCCTCTATCAAAAAGTCTCTTTCCAAGACTTTTCTCTAAACTGCTCATCTGCTGGGTAATAGCGGACTGCGTTCGGTTTACCATTTGCGCGGCCCTTGTAAAGCTGCCTGTTTCTGCAACGGCTAAAAAACATCTAAGAGTAAACTCATTCATTAGAAAACCTTATCGAATCTAAAAGAATTATGAATTTCTCTTATTTTAACAAAATTGTTATGATCCTTCAATAGAAAAAATCACCTAGGGTGGCCCCATGGTCGTAGCCGAAAATACAACTTACTACTTTCTGATGATCATTTTGACTCCCCTGCTGGGGTTGCTCATCAACCTGTTGTTCTTTAAAAAAAATCCCTCCTTGGGATCACGCATTGCATCTCTTGGGATTTGGATAGGATTTATTAATACCTTGGGCGCCTGGTTTATAGGTTTGCCCTTTTATGAAAAGAATGAATCCGCAGGATTCATAGCGAATGAAATTTCTTGGCTGATGGCTACACTTATTTTATTCATCAGCGGGGTGGTGCATCATTTTTCGCTCCGCTATATGGCAGGTGATAGAAATTATCGCAGATATTTTCTTTTTCTTGGCTTGATCACTATCAGCACACTGCTGCTTGCTGCCTCCGATAATATTGTCATTTTGATCCTGTTTTGGTCACTAAGCAACCTGTTACTTGTCCTTCTTATGATGCATAAATTTGAATGGGAAGCGGCTAAAAATTCCGGTGTTTTAGCAATTAAAACATTTGCACTAGGTCTAGTTTTTTTAAGTATCGGCACAGGTTTATTAGCCTACGAGTCAGGGACCCTGTCTTTACATCTTATTATGGAAAAGAGTGAAAGTCTAACGGCTTCAATAAGAATGACAACTCTTTTTTTTATCATCCTGGCAGCTTTTTCTCAATCCGGCGGCTGGCCCTTTCATAGTTGGCTAATTAGCTCTCTTAATTCACCCACACCGGTTTCAGCCTTTATGCATGCCGGATTAGTTAACGGCGGCGGTCTTTTAATCGCACGTTTTGCCCCTATCTTTTTTCAAGAGAGCCTTCTTGCAAATGTTTTGTTTATATTAGCTTTAATCACCCTTATTTTGGGGGGGATTTGGAAGCTTATCCAAAGCGATATCAAGAGAATGCTTGCTTGTTCTACTATGACTCAAATGGGATTTATGATGATGCAATGCGGCCTTGGACTTTTTCCAGCTGCTTTAGCCCATCTATTTTGGCACGGCCTATTCAAAGCTTTTCTCTTCCTTAGATCCGGATCAACGATTGCAGAAGATCGATTCCAAAATGAAGAAAAAGAGAGCACCGTCCCTGCATTTATCTTATCCTCTCTTTGTGGGCTTTTAGGGGCTTTCGGATTTATTATTGGAAGCGGCCTTTCGTTTACTCTTATCGATACAACAGCAGTTCTTATTTTCTTTTGCTGGATGGCATCCACTCAGTTAGCTCACACCCTCCTTCAAAAGAAACAGTCTCTCTTTTTTGTTTTGATTACAAGTGTCTTCAGCTTATCTACAGGCCTCATTTATGGACTTACCGTTTATCTAATCGAATCTGCTGTAGCGCCGCTCCAAATCTCGCAACCACAGATGCTAAGTTCCATCCACATCACTGCCGTTGCCTTGATATTTTTTATTTGGATAGGGCTCAACTTAAAGCCCTTGACAAATCACGAAGGATCTCTTTGGTGGAGACGTTTTTATGTGAAAATGCTTAATGCCAGCCAACCTGATCCAAAAGCCATTACATCAATTAGAAGCGGATACAAATTTTAGGACTTAAGATCATGAAAGCAATTGATGTGAACATCAAAACCTTTATTGCAAACGCGGCAGAAATCATTGCCCCTCTTTGGCCCATGCAAACCATCATTGCCAGAAATCCGCTTCAATGCTTTGAATCGTTGAACTTTGAAGATGCGATTGCAATGGAGGAAATTTTTTTAGCCGGAAGCTCTGATAAGATGGACAACGCATCTTGTGAAGTCAATCGAGAATTGGTCAAGTGGTGCCAGGTTTTTTTAGATGAAGGACAAGCCGCAATCACAATGCCCGAAAGAGAAAAAGGGTTTTACCGTGCTTTTTCATTGCTTGCCCCTTTTGATAATAAATTAGGATCTTATAAAAAAAATAAGTGGCTTGGGTCTCTTCCTTCCGAAGCTCTGGAGGCTATTTCTTTATGTCTTAATAAGTTAGAAATTCCAACTGACCAAATAGAAGATTATTTTAAAAGGTTACTAAGAGAGCTTCCCGGATGGGCAGGGTACATTAAATGGCGGTGTGAGTGGCAAAATAAAGAGGCTTCTCTAAAAAATCCTATCTCGCTAACCGATTTTTTAGCTGTCAGACTTGTCATCACCTCTGCGATTGGCGGAGATTGTCAAAAAAAGGACTTT harbors:
- a CDS encoding proton-conducting transporter membrane subunit — protein: MVVAENTTYYFLMIILTPLLGLLINLLFFKKNPSLGSRIASLGIWIGFINTLGAWFIGLPFYEKNESAGFIANEISWLMATLILFISGVVHHFSLRYMAGDRNYRRYFLFLGLITISTLLLAASDNIVILILFWSLSNLLLVLLMMHKFEWEAAKNSGVLAIKTFALGLVFLSIGTGLLAYESGTLSLHLIMEKSESLTASIRMTTLFFIILAAFSQSGGWPFHSWLISSLNSPTPVSAFMHAGLVNGGGLLIARFAPIFFQESLLANVLFILALITLILGGIWKLIQSDIKRMLACSTMTQMGFMMMQCGLGLFPAALAHLFWHGLFKAFLFLRSGSTIAEDRFQNEEKESTVPAFILSSLCGLLGAFGFIIGSGLSFTLIDTTAVLIFFCWMASTQLAHTLLQKKQSLFFVLITSVFSLSTGLIYGLTVYLIESAVAPLQISQPQMLSSIHITAVALIFFIWIGLNLKPLTNHEGSLWWRRFYVKMLNASQPDPKAITSIRSGYKF